CATCAGTAATCCGTTCAGCACTGACCTGCTTCAAATCGGGATGCATCAGTTTGATGGCATCTGCGGTCTGTTCCTCCAGGGCAAAGCCCAGCCTGCTGACAAACCGAACGGCACGCAACATGCGGAGTTTGTCTTCCTCAAACCGCTGTACGGGATCGCCGATGGCGCGAACCAGCTTTCGGTTCAGATCAAGTTGTCCGCCGACAAAATCAATCACTTCATCGCGCGTGGGATCAAAGAACAATCCATTGATGGTAAAGTCCCGCCGCTTGGCATCCTCTTCAGGCGTTCCATAACGAACGGAATCGGGGTGTCTGCCATCGGAGTAATGGCCATCGCTACGAAAGGTAGCCACTTGAACATGAATGCCGGGTTCCTGTCCCAGAATTTCAATGACGCCAAACTGGGCCCCTACCGCAATCGTCCGGCGAAACAGCTTTCTGACATGATCTGGGCTGGCATCGGTGGCTACATCGTAATCGTGAGGTGTAATTCGCAGGAGCAGATCGCGTACACAGCCGCCAGCCCAGTAGGCACAATAACCGGCATCACGCAGACGTGTCAGTACCGACAGTGCGAACATCCGCATCTTCTGTGCGTGTTCGGCTGGCGTCGGGTTGATGCCAGATGGCAAGCTGGTTCCGGCCATATCGACGAACGTCCCACTGTGAGGCATCGGGTAGTTGTTCCGGATCGTAGTCATCATCGGTCTGGAGCACCAACACTGACCCGGGAGCTATCTTTGATTGTAATACTTCCACGCTGTTCCGGATGGCAGAAGCCTGCTCACTGATATCCGTATAGGGTGGACCCAGAAAGTAATTCGCAGGTTCTTTGGGAATGGCTCCTTTTTCAATCCATCGATAGGCATCAACCTGGAGCACCCGTACCTGGTCACTGACACCAAATATTTTTGCGTGTTTCAGAATAGCCTGTACAGCAGCGCCATCTTTTTCGATGAACGTAGACTGTCTGGCTCCGCGGCTCAATGCTTCCAGTCCGACAGCTCCGCTACCTGCAAAGATGTCGAAAAAAGGCCGTTCGGGTATTTCGTGCATCAGAATGTTGAAGAACGCTCCCCTAGCCCGATCCGACATGGGCCGGAGCTTGGGATCGAGTTTCACATCGATCTTTCGACCACGAAGATCGCCGCCAATAATACGTAAACGGTACTGCACTGAAACCTCTTGAATAGACGTTGGCTTTGCTATTCTACAAAAACAGCCGCTGGTTCACGAAACATCCATGACCATTCACTTGTGCCCCACATTTTGATTTCTTAGGATAGAGATAACTTGCCTGCTTCCCTCCTGTCCGTTCCCGCCTGAAAGATGTTTGCCATGCTTCGATACCTTGCAGTTCTTGTCTGTCTTTCTATTTCTGTTCATGCTTTGCACGCTCAGCCCGTGCCTCGTCTGAATGTACTTTCACCCGCTGGAGGGCAGGTAGGCACTGAGGTCAAAGTCGTGCTCACAGGCACTGATCTGGATGAGGTCACCAGCCTGCTGATTGCACCCGCGGGTTTAACCGCTGAACGAACACCTGACCCTGCCAAGAAGGGTGCATTCCTGCCCAATGCCTTTACCGTCAAGATTCCCAAAGAAACTGTTACAGGCAACTTTGATGTGCGTGCTGTTGGCACCTGGGGAGCCACCAACCCTCGGGCATTTGTCGTAGGCGAACTGCCCGAATATGCGGAAAAAGAACCCAACAACGATGTCCCCCAGGCTCAGAGCATTTCGCTTAACTCTACGGTGAACGGAGTCATTCAAAGTCCTGCTGATGTTGATTATTATACCGTCAGTTGCAAACAGAATGAAACCATTATTGTTCACATCCTCGCTGAGAGTATGGACAGCCGTCTGGAACCCGATGTTCGCGTTTTTCAAGCATCCGGGAAACTCATCTCTGCCAATCGACCTCGCGCTGTACCCGATGGAATCTGCACCTTTACTGCTCCCGTCGATGGCGTTTACCTGATCCGAATCTGTGCACATGCCCATGTCGAAGGAAATCCAGAGTCGTTCTATCGTTTAAGTGTTTCGACACGCCCCTGGATTGAAGCCATCTACCCTGGCATGGTAGAGCCAGGCAAAGCGACTTCAGGAACGATCTGGGGTTACAATTTGCCAGGCGGAACTGCTGATCCCAGTTTTGTCGTCAATGGCCAGCCTCTTCAGAAACTAAATGTCACGCTGACGCCCCCTGCCGATGCACATGCTGCACAGCAGTTGCAGGGTCAATGCTGGATACCTTCTTTCAGGTCAACTCTGGACGGTTTCTTTTATCGCACCAGGAACGCTGCAGGCTGGTCTAATGCCGTGCCAGTAACCTATGCTCATGCACCAATCATCGTGGAAGCAGCGGATCATGGCACTGCAGCCAAGGCACAACCGATTACCCTGCCTTGTGAACTGGCAGGCCGCATTGAACGACGTAATGACCGCGACTGGTATGCATTCACCGGCAAGGCGGGCGAATTCATTGCCATGGAAGCCTTTGCCGAGCGGTTGGGTGTCCCGGTTGATCTCTATTTCGCCTTGTACCGGGACAATGGCACACTGATCAGCGAGTACGACGATCAAAGTGAACCGGTGTTGTATCATCGCTTTTACGGTCGGACCGACGATCCATCGGTTCGAGTCACATTGCCTGCTGATGGAAAATATCATCTGCTGGTGAGCAGTCGGGATGCGACTCTGCGAGGTGATCCCCGACTGATGTATCGGATCAGTTTGAACAAACCGAGACCCGATTTTCGCGTGGTGGCAGCCGACGCCAATCCGGTTAACCCAGGCGCCATCAGGCTGGTGCCAGGCGGCAAACAGCTTGCAGATCTGGTGGTGTTCCGACGAGGTGGATTTACCGGCCCGATTACCATCGGTGTGGAGGGGTTGCCTGCCGGGGTGACCTGTGAAGCAAACTCCATCCCCGCCGGTGCCAACACCGGTTTGATCGTGTTTTCCGCAACGAATAAAGCAGCCGTTGGGAATGTGAATCTGGTCATCAAGGCAACCGCAAGCATTGATGGACAGACGGTGACAAGGGAAGTACGAACAGGATGCCTGGTATGGCCTAATGTCAATGAACAGAACAACAGTCCGGGCATCAGTCGACTTTGCCGGGCTATGGTACTTTCAGTTTGTGCGGGTAAACCGGCATTCCGGATCAGTTCGGTGGAGAAAGAACTGAAACTTCCAGCGGGAGCCGGACATAACCTCAAAGTAAAAGTAGAACGTCTTTGGCCGGAAGCCAAAACTCCAATCATCATCACCGCGTTGCATCTGCCAGCTGGGGTAACGTTCAATAACAATCAGCCGCTCACTCTGGCAGCAGATAAAAATGATGCCGAGATCAGGCTGCAGGTGCAACCTAACAGCCAGGCCAAACAGTTTCCACTGGTTTTACGCGCAGTCACCCAGGTGCCTTTTGCCAAAGACCCGCAGGCTAAACAGAAACCAACTATTCAGATCTCTGACTGGTCATCACCCTGCCCGGTTGAAGTGTACCGTGAACTGGTCGAAGTCACCGTTCCCAGTTCACCTGTTTCGCTGAAACCTGAGGGAGAAGCTACCGTCGAACTAAAACTGAAACGCCTGAATAATTATCAGGGCGCTTTTACGGTTCAGGTACAGGGGTTGCCAGGAGGAATCACTGCAGTTCCTCTGACCATTGCGGAAAAAGCAGTGGAAGCCAAGCTGGTGCTGAAAGCCAACCGGAATGCTACTGCGGTCAAGACAGACAACGTACGAGTGCGATTTTCAGGCACGGTAAATGGAGTGAATCTCGTGACCGAGATTAAACTTCCGATTGAAGTAGTGAAAGCTGATGTGGCAAAACCTCAAGCACCAGCCAAGAAGAAGTAATTACTTCACCGGCGGAAGTGGAATACTTGGAATTTGTGGAGCCTTCAGAGTTGGATCGCCACTGGAGACCTGTTTCAGCTTGGCTGCCCACGACTGATAGAGTGCATTGAGACTGTTATCACCGGTCGCAGAAAGCTTTTCCTTGTGGGAACGTGCATCCTTCAGTAATGGATGATCTTTCCAATCATTATTGGTGCCGTATTTGTTGATAGCAGAATCGTAAAAGCTGATGGCTTTCGATACATCACCCAGATTCTCGTTAGCACGGGCAGCACCGATGAATGCACGCAGCAGAATTTCAGGATGGCTGGCAGTCTTGCTCAGCGATTCGTACTGCTGGGCAGCCTGGTCGAATTCCTTTAGAGCTTGTTGTGGATCAATGAACAACTGGGAAAAGCCCCGGTCGAACGCCTGATCTGCTGCACCTAACAGAATGGCATGACCTGCGGGTCCTGACTTCCAGGGCTCTGGAGCATCGCCAAGACGATCACGCTGTTCGTAATACTGAATCCAGGCTCGCGAAACACGGTTGGCAGCAGTACTCGACCAGTACCAGTAAACGATGCCCAGGGCAACGACCAGCCCCAACATGAGGAGAATCATGTTCGATGGGCGTTTCACACCAGTCGTTAACTGAGTTAACCCCTTGGAGAGATCATTTTCTGCCAGACGATGCCGTTCTTCAGCCTTCATTGCTGCATCCTGAAACTCTTTGCAACTGACATCTTAGGTGGAGTGGAATACAGGTCAATCCTCCAAGTTCATGGAGTTGCAGCAACAGTTTCTCGTTGGGGTTTGATTTGCACCGATTTTCTGCGAGAACCACGTGCTTTTTCGTGCCTGCCACTGAGTGTTTCGTAGTTTTTGCATAGCCACCAGAACAGCCAGATCAGGTGCAAGGCCAGGCCAGTGGCATACATGACGGTCAATACTGGATAGAAGCGTGATAATTGATTGCGCATACTGTATTCATAGGTAGAACGATCCAGAGGAATCAGCGTCATCATAGCCGGATGGATGAAACTAATGGAATCAAAATACGGATTACGAGAGTTACCCATGATCCAGCACGAGCACAGGCATACCAGAAATAAATGAACCTGTATCGATAGTAACGACACCGTAAAGGCATGCCTGGTCCACAGCGTGAGCAGCCAGGCAAGAGGCAACAGAAGCATACAGAGCAGCCAGAGGGTCATCAGTCCATCCTCCCGGAACATGCCAAAGACCATCGGCACGAGAATGACGGTCACCACCGGCAGGCTGAAACCAGCGAAGAGGGCACCCGTTACCGAGCGGGCTACCAGCGAGCAGGTTATGCCATGCAGCACAAACCCCATCGTGACTAACGTACCCATAAATATGGAGAGCACTGCATTGCTAAACGTAACCTGGTCTGCAAGTACAAAGAGCAGCATGACCGTAATAATGAGCAGGTAAACTTTCTTGACATGTCGCCAGACCGAGAGGAATGTCCCGAATATGACTTCATGGGCTTCGAGTGGCGTCACCAGAATAAACTCAAGGAAACCACGTCGCCGGTCATTCACAATACAGATGCCAGCAGTCAGGCAAGCCATGATTGCCAGGCCCAGCCAGGGCCAAACCATGAAAACGATAATCGATTCGACGCGTCGGAAAAAGTTTTCATCCAGTGTTACGAGATATACAAGAGCCAGAATCACCAGAATCCAGCCACCTAATTGAGCACGCTGCAAGTGATTCTCCCGATCGTAGACGAATGCCCGCCTTGACCGTTGCCAGAGTGGATTTTCGACCGGAAACCAGAGCCATTGATCAGGCTTACTTTTGGGCAGATGCTTGAGCAAGCGGCTAGTGACCGGCTTGAGCAGGATCAGATTCACCACCCAGGTAATTGCCCGCCGTATGCGTTGCATCAATCTACCTGGCCCTGGTTCTATTCGCACACGCCGCATGGCCAGGTAAATCAAAAGGCAGGACCAGAGCACCGGCAAAATCAACATCCACCAGAAATACCAGGGGCCTAACACGGCACTGATCCGCATGGCCGTGAAATCTTCGACTGATATCACGAACATCGCTAATGGATTGATCAGGCAAACAATGGTTAAGGCCAGAAAATAGATTCCATCGCGAGAAAACGCGGGGCTCAATTTTCCAAATATTTCCAGTTGGTACATCACTTCCAGACTGTGAAGCACTTCTGCACCGGCAAAAATCAGCATGGGAATCACCAGCAGCCAGCACAGCATCCACCAGTAGGTTCTGATCAACGCACCGAGTGTGGTTTTGGTCGTCGTGGAAAAATAGATGGCAAAAGAACTGACATACAGCAACGCCACCATGGTAGCTATCAGTGCGTGGACAAATACCTGAGCATTCACGCCGCCGAACAACATGGTCATGGCAACAATGGGCACACCGCTCAGAATCAGCAGCACCATTGAAACCACACGGCTAAGCAGCTTGCCGAAGATGATTTCCCGGTTGGTGAGTTGCGTGGTAAACAGCAGATCAAGTGTCTTTTGTTCACGTTCCCCCGAAATGACACCGGTGAGAAAAAAGGGGACAAAAATATAGACCGCAAGGTACTGCACCCACAGGTAGCCCAGAAAAAAGTGCTCCGCCATGCGGGCCAGGGTTGCGACTGTTGTTTTGCCCTGAATTCGAACCATCCACTGCGATTCTTCATAGACCAACCATAAAACCAGCAGCACCACAGCGCCAAATAGTATGCGATTCTGGTAATACCTCCATCGACGCGACATCTCCACCATTTCCTTGGCGAAGATCGGACCGAACAGGTCTGTAATCATCGAGAGCATCAGCCAATACTCCAGTTGCATTACAACCTAGCAGATGAACCGACGTGATGCATTATCTTTCCAACTGATTACTGTGCCGTCAAACCACCATCCACAGGCAGATTGGCTCCAGTCAGGAAGCCTGCTTCGGGCGAACACATGTATAACACCGCACTGGCGATTTCTTCAGGCTTGCCGATTCTGCCAATGGGATGCATCTTGTTCAGCATTTCCCTGCTGCTTCCCTCTTCGGACATTCGCTCAAACATTTCCGATTCGACCACGCCGGGAGAAACCGAATTGATTCGTACACCCTGGCTGGAATACTCCAGTGCTGCCGAACGGGTCAGACCAATCACGGCATGTTTCGATGCAGCATAGACTGACATGCCTGCTACACCCACCACGCCTGTTACGGATGCATTATTGACAATCACCCCGCCGCCCCCTTTCAACATGGCTGGAACCTGATATTTCATGCACAGCAACACGCCAAGAACATTGCAATCCATTACCTGGCGATAGTTCTCCACGGTCTGTTCATGCGTCGGCTTGTACCGTAGCCCCTCCACACCAGCATTGTTGAATGCCACATCCAGACGGCCAAAGGTTTTCATGGTTGCTTCGATCAATCCATTGACCTGTTCTTCACGACTGACATCGGTTGGAACGAACAAGGCATCGGTCTGATGTGATTTCAATTCTGCAACCAGTGATTCGCCTTCTACAGCACGTCTGCCAGCCACCACAACCCTGGCTCCTTCGCGGGCAAAGGCGATGGCAGTGACCCGGCCAATACCTGAAGTGGCCCCTGTAACCAGTGCAACTTTGTTGTGAAATCGCATCGTAATTCACCTTTCAACTGAAAATGATACGGAGATTGTCAAGTTGATTACATTACACCAGTGTATGAGGCGATATTGACCCCTTTTTCCCACCAGCGTACACTTCCTTGGTTCATATACTGTACTAATACCGCTGTGTTTTCTTCAGAACTTTTGGTGCGAAGATAACTTACGGTTTGAACTCGGGGAAAATGCGGGTAGGGATACCCAATCTCTCAGTATTTCCACAACTCCTTCAGTCAGGCGCTCCACACGATGTCTACCGCTACGAAAGAACCCAAGATGGCTTCGACATCCAATCAACCCGCAGCACCCCGGCAAGACGATAGCAGTCTGTGGGAGAAGATCGGCGATGGATTTACGGCCATGACCGAGGGCGTCAACGGCCTACTCTCCAAGATGTTCGGATCGAGCAACGAACGTGCGGTTCGCAATCTCGGTTTTATCCGTCTGAAGGATCAGGATCCACCTTACCGCATTGCTCCTGGTTCCGTGCTGGCCCGCATCAATGAGCTAGAACCGAAAATGCGGGAGCTTTCCGATGAAGGCCTCAAGGCATTAACCCCTGCATTCCGGGCACGGCTGGCCAAGGGCGAAACGCTGGATGACATTCTTCCCGAAGCGTTCGCTGCCTGTCGTGAAGCTGGCCGTCGATTCAAGAATATGCGTCATTTCGATGTGCAGATGCTCGGTGGCATTGCACTGCACCAGGGCAAGATTGCTGAAATGGTGACTGGTGAAGGAAAAACGCTGGTAGCCACCGCACCTGCCTACCTGAATGCATTGACTGGTCAGGGGGTGCATGTCATCACGGTCAATGATTACCTGGCCCGTCGCGATTGCGAATGGATGACACCCATTTATCAGGGCCTGGGAATCACGGCGGGATTCATTCAAACCGATATTGATCCTGAAGGGCGACGTAATGCCTACGATTGCGACATCACGTATGGCACCAACAGCGAATTCGGCTTTGACTATCTGCGAGATAACATGAAGCCGGCCCGTTGGGGTGACAACCGTTTCAATAAGTATCAGCAGCAGTGTCAGAAGGCACTGAATTACGCCATCATCGATGAAGTGGATAACATTCTGATCGATGAAGCCCGTACGCCTCTCATCATCAGTGGTTCAGCACATGGCAACGTTGAACGATTCAAGCAGGCAGATCGTGTTGCCCGACAGTTGAAGAAAGATGTTCACTTCGAAGTGAAGGAAAAGGAACGCACCTGCCATCTCACTGAAGAAGGCATTCACTATGCAGAAAAGCTGGCTGGTGTGGAAAGCTTTTACACCGCAGGCAACATGCACTGGCCTCACCTGCTCGATCAGGCATTGAAGGCACACCACCTCTACCACCGCGACAAGGAATACATGG
This genomic stretch from Planctomycetia bacterium harbors:
- a CDS encoding RsmD family RNA methyltransferase — protein: MQYRLRIIGGDLRGRKIDVKLDPKLRPMSDRARGAFFNILMHEIPERPFFDIFAGSGAVGLEALSRGARQSTFIEKDGAAVQAILKHAKIFGVSDQVRVLQVDAYRWIEKGAIPKEPANYFLGPPYTDISEQASAIRNSVEVLQSKIAPGSVLVLQTDDDYDPEQLPDASQWDVRRYGRNQLAIWHQPDASRTRTEDADVRTVGTDTSA
- a CDS encoding PPC domain-containing protein, whose product is MLRYLAVLVCLSISVHALHAQPVPRLNVLSPAGGQVGTEVKVVLTGTDLDEVTSLLIAPAGLTAERTPDPAKKGAFLPNAFTVKIPKETVTGNFDVRAVGTWGATNPRAFVVGELPEYAEKEPNNDVPQAQSISLNSTVNGVIQSPADVDYYTVSCKQNETIIVHILAESMDSRLEPDVRVFQASGKLISANRPRAVPDGICTFTAPVDGVYLIRICAHAHVEGNPESFYRLSVSTRPWIEAIYPGMVEPGKATSGTIWGYNLPGGTADPSFVVNGQPLQKLNVTLTPPADAHAAQQLQGQCWIPSFRSTLDGFFYRTRNAAGWSNAVPVTYAHAPIIVEAADHGTAAKAQPITLPCELAGRIERRNDRDWYAFTGKAGEFIAMEAFAERLGVPVDLYFALYRDNGTLISEYDDQSEPVLYHRFYGRTDDPSVRVTLPADGKYHLLVSSRDATLRGDPRLMYRISLNKPRPDFRVVAADANPVNPGAIRLVPGGKQLADLVVFRRGGFTGPITIGVEGLPAGVTCEANSIPAGANTGLIVFSATNKAAVGNVNLVIKATASIDGQTVTREVRTGCLVWPNVNEQNNSPGISRLCRAMVLSVCAGKPAFRISSVEKELKLPAGAGHNLKVKVERLWPEAKTPIIITALHLPAGVTFNNNQPLTLAADKNDAEIRLQVQPNSQAKQFPLVLRAVTQVPFAKDPQAKQKPTIQISDWSSPCPVEVYRELVEVTVPSSPVSLKPEGEATVELKLKRLNNYQGAFTVQVQGLPGGITAVPLTIAEKAVEAKLVLKANRNATAVKTDNVRVRFSGTVNGVNLVTEIKLPIEVVKADVAKPQAPAKKK
- a CDS encoding ABC transporter permease subunit, translating into MLSMITDLFGPIFAKEMVEMSRRWRYYQNRILFGAVVLLVLWLVYEESQWMVRIQGKTTVATLARMAEHFFLGYLWVQYLAVYIFVPFFLTGVISGEREQKTLDLLFTTQLTNREIIFGKLLSRVVSMVLLILSGVPIVAMTMLFGGVNAQVFVHALIATMVALLYVSSFAIYFSTTTKTTLGALIRTYWWMLCWLLVIPMLIFAGAEVLHSLEVMYQLEIFGKLSPAFSRDGIYFLALTIVCLINPLAMFVISVEDFTAMRISAVLGPWYFWWMLILPVLWSCLLIYLAMRRVRIEPGPGRLMQRIRRAITWVVNLILLKPVTSRLLKHLPKSKPDQWLWFPVENPLWQRSRRAFVYDRENHLQRAQLGGWILVILALVYLVTLDENFFRRVESIIVFMVWPWLGLAIMACLTAGICIVNDRRRGFLEFILVTPLEAHEVIFGTFLSVWRHVKKVYLLIITVMLLFVLADQVTFSNAVLSIFMGTLVTMGFVLHGITCSLVARSVTGALFAGFSLPVVTVILVPMVFGMFREDGLMTLWLLCMLLLPLAWLLTLWTRHAFTVSLLSIQVHLFLVCLCSCWIMGNSRNPYFDSISFIHPAMMTLIPLDRSTYEYSMRNQLSRFYPVLTVMYATGLALHLIWLFWWLCKNYETLSGRHEKARGSRRKSVQIKPQRETVAATP
- a CDS encoding SDR family oxidoreductase — translated: MRFHNKVALVTGATSGIGRVTAIAFAREGARVVVAGRRAVEGESLVAELKSHQTDALFVPTDVSREEQVNGLIEATMKTFGRLDVAFNNAGVEGLRYKPTHEQTVENYRQVMDCNVLGVLLCMKYQVPAMLKGGGGVIVNNASVTGVVGVAGMSVYAASKHAVIGLTRSAALEYSSQGVRINSVSPGVVESEMFERMSEEGSSREMLNKMHPIGRIGKPEEIASAVLYMCSPEAGFLTGANLPVDGGLTAQ